DNA sequence from the Acanthopagrus latus isolate v.2019 chromosome 15, fAcaLat1.1, whole genome shotgun sequence genome:
ACAGAGGTCATGGGCACATGTGcgtatgattgtgtgtgtgtgtgtgtttgctaatgTGTGCGTCTGAGCCGTTGATGCTGGTAGCTGGTGTATTGTGAGTGTGACTGGTGATATAGAGCGTATGAAAGGCCTGTATGATTATAGGaatcgctgtgtgtgtgtgtgtgtgtgttggtggctgttagtgtgtgtgtgtgtgtgtgtgtgtggtgtgtgtgaagAGGGAATGAGCTGTGGTGTACATGAAAGCCGGGGTCACAGTGTAAGACCTGCAATTTCACCTGCTTTATAAATGCTTCTAGATAGAGCACTGtttgtttaatggtgtgtttgtgtgtgtgtgtctgcactttGTGTGTTGACAAAAGTGTGTGTTGATAGACTTTTTACATCAGTGCCTCTACTTGTATgtacatgtgtatttgtgtgcatacatgcatgcattcatgtatgcgtgtgtgtgtgtttcttagtGAGTGTGCGTGGCCCCCCTCTTCGCCCCAAGCGCCACGAGAGCTCATTACTGTGCGTCTCTTTGTTGTGGCCCGTAGAGCGTGGCGGACCTTCCAAAAAATATGCACATCACTAAAACAACAAGcccaacagaacaaaacacacacacacacacacacacacacacacacacacacacacgcgtacacaTTAATAATGGAAGATAAAAAACAACCTTagacatcaacaaaaacagaatgggGGAAGGACGAGAGAGTGATGTTTGGGGCTACAGATGTGGAAGTTTCCTCAGGTGGGTGAATCCAAATGGATGAGTCGTTAATAAACTTTGATAACTTCCCCTCCTTCTGAGGATACGTTTTGACTCTTTTGTGCGTATCTGCCAGTGTtggtttttctctctttctctcgctgaGAGTGCAcactccttgtttttttgtcacgTCTTGTTATGTTCAGGTGTTGAGTGTGGACGTGAGTGGACGGGGTCGCAGGCTGCACAGGCGCGTCGGTCTCAACCGTCTTCAGGACGTTGCGTTCTGCTGGTGGAACCTGGACGAGCCCGGTGACGAGCTGTGGCCTTGGACTCCCACAGACGCACACAGGAACAACCTTGTCCTGCTCAGCTGCTCACCTGCTGAAGGCCTCAAGgtaacccacacacacacacacacacacctacctacAAATCAGTTGGTTTAgtggctgtttttaaaggcaAATTAAGTCATTATTGACTTTTAAAGAAAGTGCTGTATGCACCAGTAAATTTTACATTGAGTGGAGCCGTGGAGTGCAAATTTGAAATTTCCAGAGAACTTAATGAACTCATGGGGACAGACCAAAACCTTCAAGGCTCATTTATATTCCCTCTCCCTGTCGCTGCCCTCATATGTCCACACGTCCTTCACCTTGGAATGGATGTTAAGCAACAGAATCGGTCTCACACAGACCTCCACTTTCCTTCGTCATCATCCAACTCACAGCTGTTCTGTAGTcaatgtttgtctctgtgcccGGGTAAAGAGACATCATACAGATTCTCACAAACTCCTATAATCTCTCCTCAGAAAGTTCTTGAATTTTTAGAACTTGCCCCTTCCTGTGTTCGGGTCTCATTTGAACTGTTGTCTAGAGTAGAGACAGAAGGCTCTGTCCGTATCTGTTAACATTAAGTATAAATTAGCCTCTACCTTTCCCTTTGCTTGGGAGCAAGTTGCTGCCCAAAACAAATGAACTGAAGTATTCTTCACAAGTAAGATGAAGTGTAGGACTGATGCTACCAGACTGTAGCAATGTAGAGGAAGCTGatgatgaaaactgaaactcTCATGTTTCCATAAATCTACGCTGTATTTAAAGGAGTAGGAGCTTCAGATAAGAACCACTGCTTCTTCACATTCAAGTGATGTGGTCAGGATGCTTCTGAGACAACTCTCATGGACATAATTAAGGCAGTTCTAGCTGGAATGAGACCCTGGGACAGACCCAGAACATGTTGTGAACCTGACATACCCACCTGACCTGTAAACACCTTAAGATCTCCCAGGATCAGGACACGGTTGCTCACAGCGACACAGACCCGAACAAGTTAAAGAcagctgatggatggatgaatgtaGACTTAACTGTGGATCAATGAAATGTCCTGACTTCACTTATAATGCCATTATTGTGACCCTTTACTCATTGCTTTCATGTGAAAGAGTTCACCTGCTTGGTGCACTTTCTGCCATCTTAAGTAAGATGAAGATCCTGCTCACTGGCTCGTTCAGGTTGAATCAAGCTTTCTGCATCAGCTCTCATACAAGCACATTTCACAAGACTTTAGAGTGAACAAGCTCAGCTAAACCCAACTAGAAATGGGAacaattaaagacaaaacaagtaaagaaatgagaaaatgagacaGAACCTAgcgttacattttttttatactttcagTGTCATTGAAGCCACTAACCACTCTCAGGTactttcacacacatgctgtcaggcacacacacagagtgaggaCACATAGTGAAAGAGGCACCAAAGCTGCTGTTTTGAGTGGAGACCTGTGTTGTCGTGGATGGGATTGGGGATGGTGCGTTAGTCACCTCAAGGGTGGCACCTCTGTGTTGCACCTCCGTGCATCACCATATGAAATAAGCAGGAGAGCTAAGCTGTGGTACAGCGTGAAGGGGAACGCCTacacatcctcacacactcacactcacacacacgcttagACATACATCCTTATGGCCTCTGGCAAAACCCAACCCGTGACCCGATTCTGTGTCAACGTAGGATTGGCCTTGTGCCGAAAGCAGATGAAAGATCCCAAATTACCGAACCGGGCTTAACTCAACTCCTCGTACCGTGTACCTCGGTAAGCATATGCAAAATATTCACCACAGCAGGGAGAGacgggagagagggaggaaagatgAGCGTTACCAATTGCATGCGAGGAAAACAAATTCACGCAGGAGAGAATGAGGGAGGGATGTGAGCTAGGGGGGGCACTTGAATATTGAAATAAGCAGAGCAGATGTTGTTCGTCGCTTTTTCCGCTTCTTGTTTTTGGAACGCTCTTCACATTTATCACACTCCTTCACCTAGtttattctctctgtctcctccaacCCCCcagtcctccttctcctccttctcctccttccttcctccacgCTTCAAGAACATTAAAGTCTCTTCGTGGGGCTGCGGCATCGCGCTCTAATGAAAGcgtttgttgtcatttttcagatGCACGGTGTGAAATTAAGCGAGCAGTTTATGTAAGAGCCGTGGCGGGAATCAAACGCCGGGCACACATCGGGAGACGCCAGCTACTTCAATCACTTCAAGCTCATATATATGTTCCTTTTGTTCAGTTCGCTATCTGCCGCACTAAGCCAATTTTCTAGCCAGTCTCTCGGCATTTAAAAAAGTCTGATTTCTTTCCCTATGTGGTCTTAATTCGTATgctcccccccccttctcctcatGCTGATAAGTGGAGCCACGGCACGCaggggggtggagggtgggaaggagagaaaaacacatacatagTTCGTTTTTATGCAGCcagttaacatttttaattatccTTCCTTCATGCTTAGCCTCCTttaaccccccaccccccccaaaacaacacaacacacacaaaccttttcCTGGAATTTAATAAtcttaatgaaaagaaaacaccagatgaatgttttatgcttttttttttttagttgtatgtgtgtttatgtttacgAACATACTTTTTTGTCCTTAAAGCGTATGACTGTCCTGTTATCTGTCACCAAACAGTTTCTCTGCCGTTGTTTGATCTGCACGTGTGTGATTTCGGttgtcttttaattatttttgactTTAGCACTGTGCTGTGAGgcaaaacaagaggaaaactAAACAGATTGTCCATGAAAGACATccttaaattaaataatttctatagaatatgtaaaaaataaatctcctCCCCAACTGCTAGAATGCTGTGATTACGAGTGTATTAGAGTTTAAATTAACAGTTTAAAATGGCTCATTTTGTCCCTAAAACATAAAAAGCTGCAGAATTAAAGCATGTACAGTGgaaagaacattttcagcaaTGCACTCCAATCATAATTTGGACCATGAAAGGGTCGGGTGTGGAATCCAAAGTGCAGAATTACCCCCAAGCTCCACTGCTTTGTAAaaatcacagaggaaacacgGCTGCTACAGTTTCAGGTCTGGTGAATAATGTTCCCTCCGTGCTACAATTATGTTCAGTGCTACCAATTATGACAGTTAAGGTGGTGAGGAATATTGTGGTTAGTAATCCTGCTGTGCCTGTGCATTTTCTCACATCAGTACCTCAACACTAACCCTAATTCACACACCTAAAACTTCCCagtgccaccaccaccaccaccaccacccctccctccacacCCCACATCCCTTCATCCCTCGACTCTCCTCCGagtccctccgtctctctctctctctctctccacccgtctctccctgtctttctctgctCCGTGAGCTGGAAAATTGGCTTCAAAAGGCCACTGCTGTGAACAAGGGCCAGCCACACAGTTGGGCCCGTCCGCTTTATCTTTCACGCCacgaaggggaaaaaaaggtgctggtgagagagagacaagaagaaTGGAGAAGAATAGTTTTGACCAGTCACTGAAACCAATAACCAGGAGAAAGCTACTTACTtgaggcctctctctctctctctctctctctctctctctctgtctgtctcctctcgctctgtctctgctctctttgcatctttctctccatgtctccacacctccttcctctctctacTCACCTCCATTCCCACTCTTCCTCATCATCCTTTGTgcatatttctttctgtctgtctgtctccctctctttcagtctctcttgCACATCCTTTCACTCGCTTGCTCACTCCCTTCTCTTGACCTTATTCATcatcttttgtattttgtgctCTCAGAACCAACAGTATGTTCACAGGCAAACAAGTCTTTGCTGttatgaatatattaaaatgaCACATGCATGCTGTATTTCAGAAGAAATGGCTGTTCCAGAATGTATTGTTTGGACTTTATTCATACAACAATCTCTAAAACAGAGGTGCAAATTGTTGAAAACTGTCCTCTCTAGTCATCCTCTCAttccctgctgctgtttaaCAGAACGATTTTTGGGTTTATAGTAAAGCACCCAAAACCACTCACAGCAAACTAAACATGAGACTGAGCTATATTAAGTTTTGATGTTCCTAAAGTTTATCACGTACAGCGGCATGAGCGGTTTTAGAGTTTGTTTTCAAAGATTCAAACCTGACAAAATGAGAGTACCATGCTCTAATTTTGCAATCAACCGTGTTGCATCATGGGCCTTTTGCTTGCTTTTGCTCAGTCTGCACTGgatgtaaaacatgtaaaacacacaacGCTGCAGTGCCCAAATAGGCCTGCCTCCTCATACTTCTCTAACTATAGTGAAAAGTAAATTAACTCGGACAACTCTGTTAAATGTTATCTTTTCATACAAATCTAGAAGTGTATGCCCACAAAGTTATGTAAATCTTTCCCTTTGCTTTCACTATTTTTTGAGGTTTCATCCCCAAATTAGATATCCCATTATCATGATAAGAGAGATGCCTTTTATGGAATAATGATTTTGCTAAGTTTCTTGTcgataaataaaatgtcagccAAGCTATAAATCAGTAATCCTGATTGTAATGCTGTTATGACAATTAatattgtcatttaattttACCCAAAAAATTGAGTAAATACCTACATGTGGTGAAGACTGCAGCATATTTTAAGGGCTATTTAACTAAATTTGTGAACAATGGTTGAACATGTGTTAATTTCCCCCATCGTGTATtgtgttttgtcaaaataaaaacaagaccAAACATAAATTCATCTTGAACTTGACATTTTTGGTTGATGCTGGTTGAACCAATCCACACAGTATTTACTTGTTGCCTCTGAGGAGTAGCTGACACTGTCCCCCTTCTCCTTTCCTTGGAGGGTCACCTATCAGGGGAGGCAGAGCTGAATCAGCTGCCCCTCATCCCAGATGGTGCCATGGTGGCATGCTGGCGCAGCGGGCAGCGGGCACTAGCAAGCCGGGCATGGGATGAAAAGCTGAGAGGATGAGATGTGGTTGGGGGGTCAGGGTCGGTGGAACTGAAGTAGGTCTTGTGATTCCTGTGACAGCACTCTGTGGGATGGACTCGCCGGACCCTCGCCCgcaatgtgttttgtgtgcaagTTTATTAAATGCATTTGTCACTTTGTCCCTGTGGAAATGTAGCTATCCAGAGAACCGCGCCATTCCAAGGATCCCCACCCCGTACATGAATTGAGCCCCTCACGCCTGCTGCcgcaaataaacacacacaggcacacacagcaCCCACCCCCCGGGGAGCAGCAGGAGCTAGCTCTGGGGGAttatggagaggaaaaaaaaagctttcaggaGGACAGTCATCTGCTTCTCTCCTGCTGTAGACCATGGGCAGGCAAAAAaactcctctcttcctccctctaaGTCCCTTTTTGGCAATCCCTGCCAAAAAACTGGGCCGGGCAGCTTtgtgaaaggaaaggaaggcaggcaggcagcagatccctctttctgtctgcacGGCGAAAAGAAATGGGCTCATTTAGCCAAAGCTGCCACGGTCAATGCAGGGCTCTGATAGAGGCTTTGGTAAGGTGAAATCCCTCCTAAAAAGCTCCGTTAGCGACTGTGGAACTGTTGGGCTGCTGTTTAGTACTGGCTGTTGTCTCCTGTCATCCACCTACTGTTCCTGGTCCCTTGTGGGTGTTTTATCGACAGTACCACCCGTGACACGGCCTATCTCCGTCGGTGTCAATGCTTGCTTGCTTAGCGGGGCCATTGTGCCCACTCCCACCAACTGGTTGTGGTTCAATAAAGAATAATACAAATTTCTGGATATATGACCATCGGTCAAATAATTCAGAGCTTTCCTCATGTATCATCCTCTTAATATTGAAAAGGGCTTGTTTCTTGTCATTCGCCGTGTCTAGTGTTGAGCTCTTGGCTCTTTGCGCAGGTAAACAGAGGGGGTTGTTTATCGCCGGGTGCTGGGTGCCAAGCCGTGGCATGCTCAGGGAGAAGATGTTGTTGACCTTGAGTTAAAATGGAGCTCTTATCATTAGGTGTCTTGATTGACAGCCGTGTGTTTATGAGCAGTGTGGAGGGCTCCATTTCTTCCATCTCCAGGGGGTTTGGGGCTGCTGCCATGGTATTactcatttctctgtttgtctttctctcacatGCACTCTACCACATGTTACTCAAAGTAGagatatttcactcaaaaacacaaatggtgGCTACTGAGAAAAAGTTAGAGGACCCACAAAGTCAACAGTATTCATCATCTGGGAGGACCATGGGTAGTATGACTAAAAAGAGACGCACAGTTGCTCAGTTAGATTATAAATCTAAGCTCGAAAgtaaaatatttacagttttatacCTTCAGCTTACAATTAGTGTGGCAGTTTGGTGCAGGATGATAAAATGGGTTAGTGAGTAGGGCATGCTGCCAAcgtttttaaaagagaaaagagtttATACATAACAACATCTTTTTTCTGCGTTGTTGTCACATGATTTATAATGAGGATGTTCAGATGAGCATCAGTCTTTGAatcactctcttttttttgcatttcttccCTCTGAAAGGTCCTCAGATCTGTCCGGACAGAAGGCAATCCCCTGGACTGTCGCTTCAGCCTGCTCCAGCCGTACCAGCTGCTGACAGTAGAGCTACCTGTCGGACCCCAAGGTTCCAGAGAGGGATCCTGGGCTGACACCTGTGTGTACGAAAGTGCCCGAGAACGTCTGCGCCGCCTGTCCGTTACCCGTATCCCGCTACCGTCCCATCCCGTCTCCTGCTCACGTCACCCCCATGAGGCCACACTTCTTCTGGGACTGAGTGACTCCTCTCTGGTCCTGTATGACCAGCGACGAGGGGTCTCGCTCCTGGCCTCCTGTCCTGTAACTCCATTGCTCCTCACCTGGCACCCTGCTGGGGCCTTGGTCATGGTTGGGGGAGGGCAGGGGGAGCTGATGTGCTTTGATGTGGGCTTGGCACCTGTTAGCATGGCTCTGGTAGCAGAGGAGATTGCCTCAGCTGCTACGCTACGACTAGCTCAGCACCTGCGCTGCAGTGGAGGCCTGCAGGGACTGTGGTGGGGGACCAGCCTGGAGAGTGGACCAGAGGGGACTGACATCCTGATGTTGGCCCTTCATGGAGGACCACTGGCAGCCTTAAGATTCAGACTAGGTGGGTAAAATTAggttcaaaacagaaaaatgtcacaaaacttCACACATCTTTTTCATACGACAGGTTCGTAGGAGATGGATGAGCAGAGGCTCCAAGCAAACTCCTGAACTCTGATCACCTTCATAGGATCAGACAAAACTCAAAATTAGGGCTGCAAGTAATCTTCATTGATTCCCTCATTCATtctttagtctataaaatgtcagaaaatggtgaacaAAATCatttgcattatgggaaatgtggGCACCAGGTTTGAAACAATGTTGGACTCCTTATTGACAGTTTTTAGAGAAGTGATCAAATCGATAAagccttttttattccactcattgttcttccttttcagccactgagtgacataacTAGAGTTATAAGTGCAGCTTCCCTTAGAGACAAAAAAAGCCTCATCCTATGTTATCCATGTATGTAGTCGTACTCATCaagacctgttaacacactttaatgtggaaaaatggtggagttaccctttaatcgACAAATTGATTAATGCCCTGCCCTGTGAGTTGCCTACAGGAGTTTATGCACTAAGTGCTAGAAGTTAAATATGAGTAAACATTTGCAATTCTTTAAACAAAATCTCTTTTCACACACAAGTCTGTAGACGGCTGTAAGCTGGAGGGACATGTATGAATCTTTCGTCACCTCATCAACAAGCCTTTAACTACGCTTTAATGAACACTCCATCCAGGGACTggctgcatcatcatcatcatcatcatcatctcctcctgaTGAAGGTGCCCTCCTTCCTTCAGAGACTCTTCCTCTGTTTTGGATCTGACACTGTATCTGAACCCCACTGTGTAAATATGGCTGCTGAACGGCTCGACCTCTCCACTGCCGAGGGAAGTTAATTTGTTGACGGGCGGGAAGGTTAGCAGGAGTCACGCTCTCAGAGGTCATTCAATAATCGCCCCGGGGCAAGAGCCCCCCAGGTGCATTCTGGGATGCATTTTTCCGATAAATCGTTTACAGTGACTGCGCAGTCCCTCGGGGCCCCCAGATAAAGTTTGCCAATCAAAATTTTTTCCGAAGCAGCCACCTCACCctttaacacactcacacacaaactcacgtACACACATTCGCCGTCTTTAATTGTGACTTTGGAAAGAAGATGTGACAGTGGCACGCAGCTCTCTGCTGAAGTTTGAAAGCAAGAGTGCGGGGGTGGGTGGAGGAAGGTAGAAGATTGTGTGCATTTgagttggtgtgtgtttgagggtgtgtgtgtgtgtgtgactgtgtgtattcAACTGCGTTTGCCTGTGTGCATAGGGAAAGGGGAGGGTGTCTTCCAACAAtagcttcctctcctctgatcGTCTGCCAAGGTTTTGATGAAGTAAGTCACTGCACGTCTTTTCTCCATGATAATTcttccccccacacacacacgtgtgtgtattCTTCTATTTCTGtgcttctacacacacacacgtacacagacacacacagacacacactccaactcatttgtttgtttgcttgcgCTCCTTCTCTGTATTGACTTGTTTCATAAGGCCCGCTACATGACAGAAGGAGTGAGTCGGGAGGCGGCGAGGAAGAAAGACTTGGCCAAGCTCCAAGTTCTCTTTTTTCCATAGGAGGCAGCCCTCCCCggtgcccccccacccccaccctcctgCCTGCACCGAGTTATCTCATCTGGGCACACGTTGGCCGCGGCTGGGCCTGCACCGGTATAGACTGTGGAAGGGCAGACCAGGGAATGTGCTGCACAACACGCAGAGAAAATTGTCTTTTACTTGTGGTCGGGATGGGAATTTATGAAATATTGTTGGCGATTATAGAAGAGTTACGTAACTGTTACATACTAAAATAGAAAGTGATTGAAAGCCCAAGCCGATGAATCTTTatacttgtgtttttggttacaaattaaagcagaaaatatttACTCTGCAGCCGAAGAGGTAATATATAACACGCTGCATAAGCTGGTGCTGACTTATTTGTAGGCAGACCTCATTCATAAAGTTCTTTTATGAAGTCGAGTCTATCCAAGGCATGATTTCAGCTTCAGCCGACTATTTTTAATTGACTAGTTTTGCAGCTATTagaaattattaaaattatttattttcaaaggaGCCTGATCGCCCAAAATTAAAACTAACTGTGATTTACTGAATGATTGTTCCACAATATTACAGTTTTAAATGCCAgttcttttatatttttgaaGACTTTAATACTCTGTCAGTAGTTTTGTCCCTGAAATCTCCTTGTGATGAGAACAaattctctgtttctgtttgctccGGCTCACACTcgctgttgttttgtgtctcattaCACAGACGCTGGTCAAATACGTTAGCGTATACAGGTGTGGGAGACTTGTCCTTGCCACCACAATGATCCATTGTCTCTGCGCAGAGTTAGCTCAGAGCTGACGTTAACGCCCAGCTCAGGGACCCCtacactcacagtcacacacacaaacacaagaacgtagacacacacaaactgcagcacgCTCAGCTGATGTATTAGCCACATTAGCCCACTCTTTAGGGGATTTGGGGGCTTGCTAATTGCCAGCTTGTCATTTTAATTGCCtgtacaccacacacacacacacacacacacacacacacacacacacacacacacacacacacacatgcagacgaacacacacacacaacttcttCAATTAATTAAACAGGAGTCAGTGGTGACTTTGCCCGCTTGCAGCCTGGCCCACTGACAGTACTGCTGTCAGTGATCATCCACACTGTCCAGAACTGTGAGTTAGCTAATGTCAGCGTTTTGTACGGCACAAGTTTGAACTCGCTCGTTATCGTACTTGTTTGGTGCTTTAGCTTCCACTCCTCCAGTCAGCCTTTCCCAAAATAAACCAGTGATTATTTCGGCTGTGGCACCGTCGTGATCCTCTAACAATAGGCAATGATCACCCCCTGGCATTCAACACCTGACCTTCCCGTATATGTACTAAAGtagtgcacaaaaaaacaactcatgcCTCTTTGCCCTTTCACACACATAATGAGACACCTCTACTAACGGGAAGGGTACAAAACGTTGCCCTTCCATTATTCAGCgagtcttacacacacacacacacacaaacaaaggcaTAATCAATCACCTCCGGTCATTCCTCTCATCTTCTCAACAGACATCTCAGATCTCAGGTGAAGATCTAACACACGAACACATTCACAGAAtatgtttgaataaaatgtagAGAAATGATCTAAACATAACTGAGGAAACTGTACTTTTTGGCACATTGAGACCATTATGCTCTAATTTTATAAATATACATCAAATATTAAGCCCAAAACACATTAATTAGatcatttttgttgatgtttgaaatgtaaactcATACTAACGGAGtcaagtgaaataaaaataacataaaatgaaaatcttctgaaataattttacatttttgttgacagtgttggtatacatttttaatctcataatACAGCCATAACACATAActcatgcatttctttttgttgatgGTAGACACGTCTGAATTtatctggttctgctgtaaATTGATTTTGGTCTACAAAAAGTCATTGTTTCGTTTATTTGAATATGAACATTTCACCAAAGAATACAGTGTGAAAGGTACAAGAATCAGTGGGATCCTGGTGCATGACGTTTTTTTAATCCTCGCTCTACTTTATCTCAtcaaataataaagtaaaaccAAGCTCTGTCTCCATGTGACACAGGGGCTCTGACTGGAGGCCAGATGGGTCcaggtgagctgctgcagcagcggcTGCGGTGTGGGCAGGTCAGAGAGGCGCTGGGCGTCCTGGAGGCCATGGACTGGAGCATCATGGGAGACGAGTGCTACCGAGGCCTGAGTTCGATCACCAACCACctgctgaggctggagctgaatgcagagagagagggtgggtcACTGGGacattttacttatttatttacatcttatttattatattttacagatatttcTGTACACTTGGAATAATCTCATTGGAGAAGTCCGATCCAGAgaatggctgttttgttttcagcttgaAATGTTGTGATGTTAGCTTAGCAGTcctgaatgttttgtttattgtgctttgatttttattaacatttcagTTCCTGTTATATCTTTTGCTGTTAATCAGCACTCGGTGAATTAGAATTTATTTTTCTGGATGTGCTCCGTCTCTGAGAATTGCGACGAAGCAAGGGATTTAACCAGCTTCATTATcttcagaaataaaaaggttttttttgtgctttgatGTGAACACACATCTACTAAAACCTCATGAATgctattgttatttattttatcatgtgtgtgtgtgtgtgtgtgtgtgtgtgtgtttctattctGTCTGTAGCCCAACTAGAAGCAGCACTGGGTGTGTTTTATGCCCCACCTGCCCCTCTCTCTGATATGGTGATACTTGAGTACAGGGAGCCAATCAGCAAGTATGCCCGCCGCTTTTTTCACCACCTCCTCAGGTAACGCCACCCACTCTGTCCTGTTGCCATGGTCCTTATTCGATCTTCTTTTGCATAACTCCACAGACTTTAGAGGTTATTTTGAAATGCAATAGGTTACAGTTAGTATTtgcccctttaaaatgtaaCTATTGTAATTGCTTCATCAAAGTAATGTAATTTATGACGTTACTTTTCCAACAAATCTTTTTCACAGGGCAACaaagctgaataaaacataacattgaAGCCTTGTGAATGAACAAAATATATGTCCTGAACAAACAAATATCGATCAATTCAAGGTTCAATGAGAGCTCCCACAAAACTTGGCCATTTCTTAGCAACTGAGGACgtaaagcagctgcagagtccAAACCACGCCTCCTCCATAACACGCCCACTTACACACGATATACGGTGGCTGAGGACAGAAAGTAGAAAGTAAAAATGCTCTTAAAGCTAGTTTGAGCTTTTTACCCAAACTGATTCAGGTGTAACACTTCTATAATCACCAACATCTTGATTAGttactgtaatttttttctcagtaaCTGAAGCAGATTTAAAtctgtcaacatttattttgtaattcaATCACATGGAAGAAGTTAAGACTGTAACATTGTCCTCGggtggggtcaaaggtcaaagacAGCCATATTTAGAGCTCTCTTGCtgataaatgcatttaaatacacacatgttCCTTCATCAAGCTACAGACGTgtaattaaatataaatcactatttttgaaacattagcagaacattttatttgatcagCGCGGGGTG
Encoded proteins:
- the LOC119033544 gene encoding WD repeat-containing and planar cell polarity effector protein fritz homolog, which gives rise to MAFCLAELHLWSTKSSLQVKDTDIGTYQYYDKGEPANPLEHHYYNEKLHFCEARGYSWTPRNRRPEKLRDSLKELEELLQTNTCVHTRWRKKHCCQLILSSGVLVTLTLNGPQLEQVCVDRTLVGRLPANTVTDAVLSDRLILLSFLEQSQVAAVYLNQKNQGSPETGRRTDKLSPSEIKVLSVDVSGRGRRLHRRVGLNRLQDVAFCWWNLDEPGDELWPWTPTDAHRNNLVLLSCSPAEGLKVLRSVRTEGNPLDCRFSLLQPYQLLTVELPVGPQGSREGSWADTCVYESARERLRRLSVTRIPLPSHPVSCSRHPHEATLLLGLSDSSLVLYDQRRGVSLLASCPVTPLLLTWHPAGALVMVGGGQGELMCFDVGLAPVSMALVAEEIASAATLRLAQHLRCSGGLQGLWWGTSLESGPEGTDILMLALHGGPLAALRFRLGALTGGQMGPGELLQQRLRCGQVREALGVLEAMDWSIMGDECYRGLSSITNHLLRLELNAEREAQLEAALGVFYAPPAPLSDMVILEYREPISKYARRFFHHLLRHQRFEKAFLLAVDLEDRDLFMDLHYVASDKGEVVLADVAKRKANEIEAQAVAGSEDPLRGTNGVSCGSSLGDRQTERNQSATGTSYSGTPTTHADGRANQRRPQPESVRVTVSPDVFRTLRQTVCSAGSSEGVGDNRNEDDDPGMLHVVHLGMV